In Nitrosococcus oceani ATCC 19707, the following proteins share a genomic window:
- the rsmA gene encoding 16S rRNA (adenine(1518)-N(6)/adenine(1519)-N(6))-dimethyltransferase RsmA: protein MNTLGHRARKRFGQHFLHDKGVIERLLRAINPQLNDLMVEIGPGQGALTLPLLHCLGHLEAIELDRDLAAYLVERCASEGNLRLHNVDSLTFDFRTLAHENRRLRVVGNLPYNISTPLLFHLLGQIGILEDMHFMLQREVVTRLAAKPGGKDYGRLSVMVQFYCEVEPLFTVKSGAFVPPPKVDSMVVRLIPHRPSLAPNISHGALNRVVSQAFSQRRKTLANALKGLLSSAELIALGIDPRQRPETISLEDYLALTRYWLKAQ, encoded by the coding sequence GTGAATACCTTGGGCCATCGAGCGCGCAAGCGATTTGGGCAGCATTTTCTCCATGATAAAGGGGTCATTGAACGCTTGCTTAGGGCGATTAATCCCCAGCTGAACGATTTGATGGTGGAAATTGGCCCTGGCCAGGGAGCCTTGACTCTTCCTTTGCTGCATTGCCTTGGACATCTTGAGGCGATTGAATTAGATCGGGATTTGGCGGCTTACCTGGTCGAAAGATGCGCCTCGGAAGGGAATTTACGCCTGCATAATGTGGACAGCTTAACCTTTGATTTTCGTACCCTTGCCCATGAAAATCGGCGACTGCGAGTAGTGGGCAATTTACCCTATAATATCTCCACGCCCCTGTTGTTCCATTTGCTGGGTCAGATTGGCATCTTGGAGGATATGCACTTTATGCTGCAACGGGAAGTTGTTACCCGGTTGGCCGCCAAACCTGGAGGCAAGGATTACGGTCGTTTGAGTGTAATGGTGCAATTTTATTGTGAAGTTGAGCCTTTATTTACGGTAAAATCCGGCGCTTTTGTGCCGCCGCCGAAAGTGGATTCGATGGTGGTGCGGTTGATACCCCATCGACCTTCCCTGGCGCCAAATATTTCCCATGGGGCCCTTAATCGGGTGGTCTCCCAGGCCTTTTCCCAACGCCGTAAGACTTTGGCAAACGCACTCAAAGGTCTCTTGAGTTCAGCAGAGCTAATAGCCCTGGGAATTGACCCCCGGCAACGGCCGGAGACGATCAGTTTGGAGGACTACCTTGCTCTGACTCGGTATTGGCTGAAGGCCCAATAG
- the pdxA gene encoding 4-hydroxythreonine-4-phosphate dehydrogenase PdxA yields MACLRLALTPGEPAGIGPDISIQLACQRREYDLVVVADPEILRQRARQRGLALIVESYDPAQPPEPGVSGTLKVLPLRAPVPVTTGCLSPGNAAYVLACLRRSVAGCLQGEFSALVTGPVHKGIINQAGISFSGHTEFLAQLCNRSQVVMMLTAPGLRVALATTHLPLREVSAAITRRGLEGTLRILHRDLRQRFGISRPRILVCGLNPHAGEGGHLGREEIEIIEPVIATLRAQGMQLFGPLPADTLFVPRYLKEADAVLAMYHDQGLPVLKHVGFGRAVNITLGLPIIRTSVDHGTALDLAGKGPVGSGSLEAAVEAALAMAEREQLSK; encoded by the coding sequence ATGGCTTGCCTGCGATTGGCCCTCACTCCTGGCGAACCTGCTGGCATTGGCCCGGATATCTCGATCCAATTGGCCTGCCAGCGGCGGGAATATGATTTGGTCGTGGTGGCCGATCCAGAAATTCTACGCCAACGGGCACGGCAGCGGGGGTTAGCCCTGATAGTTGAGTCCTATGATCCTGCTCAGCCGCCGGAGCCAGGGGTATCCGGAACATTGAAGGTTCTACCATTAAGGGCTCCCGTCCCTGTTACCACGGGGTGTTTGTCTCCGGGGAATGCGGCGTATGTTTTAGCATGTTTGCGGCGCAGTGTAGCAGGCTGCTTACAAGGAGAGTTTTCCGCTTTGGTCACCGGTCCCGTTCACAAAGGGATTATCAATCAGGCAGGCATCTCCTTTAGTGGTCATACTGAATTTTTAGCCCAGCTGTGCAACCGCTCTCAAGTAGTGATGATGTTGACCGCGCCTGGACTGCGGGTAGCGTTAGCCACCACTCATTTACCCTTGCGTGAGGTGAGTGCCGCGATTACCCGCCGAGGACTGGAGGGGACGCTGCGGATACTGCACCGGGATTTGAGGCAGCGCTTTGGAATTTCCAGGCCGCGTATTTTAGTCTGCGGCTTGAATCCCCATGCGGGAGAGGGGGGGCATTTGGGGCGTGAGGAAATCGAGATCATCGAGCCGGTCATAGCAACCCTCCGGGCTCAGGGAATGCAATTATTCGGACCCTTGCCGGCGGATACCTTGTTTGTGCCCCGTTACCTGAAAGAAGCGGATGCAGTGCTCGCCATGTACCATGATCAGGGGCTGCCCGTGCTCAAGCATGTAGGTTTTGGGCGAGCGGTGAATATTACCTTGGGGCTGCCTATTATTCGCACCTCAGTGGACCATGGCACCGCTTTGGATCTTGCCGGCAAGGGCCCGGTAGGAAGCGGCAGCTTGGAAGCGGCTGTGGAGGCGGCACTAGCGATGGCGGAGAGAGAGCAACTTTCAAAGTGA
- a CDS encoding peptidylprolyl isomerase, whose product MGRVLVTIFVLFWPIGSFAAINLDRIVAVVNEDIVLESELEQMVRTVQDQLAAQGTSLPPGYVLERQVLERLVMEQLQLQLAARTGIQVGDETLNEALGRIAQDNGLTLSQFRNVLEQDGYDFPAFRENIRKELIISQLHKREVNDRVSVSKAEIDNFLTNQKKRGNQDAQYHLAHILITVPEAASPEQVQAAKAKAEQVLQQLREGADFQKVAVTYSDGQQALEGGDLGWRKMGQLPTLFVDVVPQLQAGDISKLIRSPSGFHIVKLLDYRGEGQQQLVTQTQARHILLRADELASEREVQLRLSQLRQRILSGDDFSELAQAHSDDKASALKGGDLGWVSPGQMIPRFEEAMRSLEPGEISEPFKTQFGWHVVQVLDRRQENMTEEFNRNRAKMEIRQRKVEEELENWLRQLRDEAYVEYRLDN is encoded by the coding sequence ATGGGAAGAGTGTTGGTCACTATTTTTGTCCTATTCTGGCCTATTGGGAGTTTTGCGGCTATTAACCTTGATCGTATCGTGGCGGTAGTGAACGAGGATATAGTGCTGGAGAGCGAATTAGAGCAGATGGTCCGTACTGTTCAGGACCAATTGGCGGCCCAGGGAACGTCACTTCCTCCAGGCTATGTGCTAGAGCGGCAGGTATTGGAACGGCTGGTAATGGAACAGCTGCAACTGCAATTAGCTGCCCGTACGGGTATTCAAGTGGGTGATGAAACCCTCAATGAAGCCTTAGGCCGGATTGCTCAGGATAATGGACTTACGTTGAGCCAATTTCGCAATGTCTTAGAGCAAGATGGCTATGATTTTCCTGCCTTTCGCGAGAATATCCGCAAAGAGTTGATTATCTCTCAACTCCATAAGCGGGAGGTGAATGACCGGGTGAGCGTGAGCAAGGCGGAGATCGATAATTTTTTAACAAACCAGAAAAAGCGGGGTAACCAAGACGCTCAATATCATTTAGCCCATATTTTGATTACGGTGCCTGAAGCTGCTTCGCCGGAGCAGGTTCAAGCGGCCAAGGCTAAGGCTGAGCAGGTATTACAGCAGTTACGGGAAGGAGCGGATTTCCAGAAGGTGGCAGTCACTTACTCTGATGGGCAACAAGCGTTAGAGGGAGGTGATCTGGGCTGGCGCAAAATGGGACAGCTTCCCACTTTGTTCGTTGATGTGGTTCCCCAGCTCCAAGCAGGCGATATAAGTAAATTGATTCGCAGTCCCAGCGGTTTTCATATCGTAAAACTTCTGGATTATCGGGGCGAAGGGCAACAACAGCTCGTTACCCAGACTCAGGCCCGCCATATTCTGCTTCGCGCCGATGAGCTGGCCAGTGAGCGGGAGGTGCAGCTCCGGCTCAGCCAGCTCCGCCAGCGAATTTTAAGCGGGGATGATTTTTCTGAATTGGCGCAGGCCCATTCCGATGACAAAGCCAGCGCCTTAAAAGGCGGCGATCTTGGTTGGGTCAGTCCAGGTCAGATGATCCCCCGTTTTGAAGAAGCGATGCGCTCCCTTGAACCGGGGGAAATCAGTGAACCCTTTAAAACCCAGTTTGGCTGGCATGTGGTGCAAGTTTTAGATCGGCGGCAAGAAAATATGACTGAGGAATTTAACCGTAATCGGGCGAAGATGGAAATTCGCCAACGTAAGGTGGAAGAAGAACTGGAGAATTGGCTCCGCCAGCTTCGAGATGAAGCCTATGTGGAGTATCGTTTGGATAACTGA